Part of the bacterium genome is shown below.
TCAAAATGATAATTTAACTGTCATAAAAGGAATGGCAAAAATTGTCCTTTGTGATTTGAGAAAAGAAAGTCCAACTTATAAAAAAATTAATGAGTTTTTTGTTGGTATTTATAATCATATTTTAATTCATATTCCTGCTGGTATCTACCATGGGTTTAAGTGCATATCTGAAGAAGAATGTATCGTTTTAAATATCCCTACAAACACATATAATTATAAAAATCCAGATGAGTTACGACTCCCATTTGATACAGATAAAATTCCATATAACTGGGAAAGGAGGAATTATTAAGTGAAAGGGGTAATTCAAAAAAAATTAATATTAAAAAGAGGTGATGTAAAAAATGGGAATTAAATGTAGAGATTGTAATAAAAAAGCTGAAGTGAATATACAAAAAATTTGGATAAAATGGGATTATAATTATAAAGATGACTCATATTCGGATACATTTGAAGCATTGTTAGATGCCGAGGAACCTATAGGAGAAAACAATTTGCATTTTTGTAAAAAATGTTTTTATAAATGGATGTACTGGGAATAATGATAAACGATATATATTCTAATTCTTGCTGGATTATGTCCAGCAATAAAGAAAATTTCAAATATGCAATTGAGATATATAATAGAACTTGGGGTGTGCAAGATAAGTGGTTTCCACAGTGGAAGGCATTAGAGAGGGAAAATATAATATTTTTTTATATTTCAGATAATGTAAAAAAAATAATAGGATGTGGAAAAATTGAAAATAAATTCATACAAAGGGAACCTCTTTGGCCGGATGAAATCAGAGAAAATAAAGTAAAATATCCTCTTAGATTTACCTTCAAAGTAGATATTTTACTTTCCGAAAATGAGTGGAATAATAGAGGTATAGATATTATCAAGTTTATGAAGGAAAATTGGGGAAGAGGGAAATTTGCTGAATTACTGCGGGGTGGTGTAAATTTTATTCAACATAAAGAACTGATAAACTTTTTAATTAGAGAATTTAATAAAAAATTGAGTTATGAAATACTTTTTGACAAAATACCAATTCAATATGAAGAAGAAGTAATAGAAGAACAGGATTTGCATAAACAATTAATAGAATTAATAGTACAAATTGGAAATATGAATAATCTTTTGAGTCAAAAAGAATATAAAATTGATAATATGATATTAGATGTTGTTTGGAGAAGAATTGAAAAGGGTTCTCCTACATATGTATTTGAAGTTCAAGTAGGGGGAGATGTTTATCATGCTTTAAGTAAACTCAAGCATGCTTTTGATTTGTGGAATAGTAATGTTTTTCTTATAATCCACTCTAAAAGAGATGTTATTAAAGCAGACCAGTTATTAGGAGGTACTTTTCATGAGATAAAGGAGAGAGTTAAAATTATTAATTCAAAAGATATTAGAGAAC
Proteins encoded:
- a CDS encoding dTDP-4-dehydrorhamnose 3,5-epimerase family protein, whose protein sequence is MELIKDVQIKNLKVIPDERGILIEILRNDDEIFEKFGQVYITTAYPGVVKAWHCHQFQNDNLTVIKGMAKIVLCDLRKESPTYKKINEFFVGIYNHILIHIPAGIYHGFKCISEEECIVLNIPTNTYNYKNPDELRLPFDTDKIPYNWERRNY